From the genome of Mycoplasma anserisalpingitidis, one region includes:
- a CDS encoding PTS lactose/cellobiose transporter subunit IIA, with product MDQEINVELIAFELIANSGGAKALFLEALDHAIESEFELANQKIKEGKQLLQNVHSSHAELLTAEANKQVNNIPLLLIHAEDQFMQAESALILAEKTIKIFKKLNIK from the coding sequence ATGGATCAAGAAATTAATGTAGAATTAATTGCTTTTGAACTAATTGCTAATAGTGGTGGAGCAAAAGCATTATTCTTAGAAGCGTTAGATCACGCTATTGAATCTGAATTTGAACTTGCTAATCAAAAAATCAAAGAAGGAAAGCAATTATTACAAAATGTTCACAGTTCTCATGCTGAATTACTTACAGCTGAAGCTAATAAACAAGTTAATAATATACCTTTATTACTTATTCATGCTGAAGATCAATTCATGCAAGCTGAAAGTGCATTAATACTTGCTGAAAAAACAATAAAAATATTTAAAAAACTAAATATTAAATAG
- a CDS encoding PTS sugar transporter subunit IIB — translation MKVLLICSGGMSTQMLINSLEKEAKNLNIDNFSANAIGIPEMDEYQNDFDIVLLAPQVKYRFEQIEEFAKNKNKLIYQIQMSEYTPLGAGKLLTNIKRLMEE, via the coding sequence ATGAAAGTTTTATTAATTTGTTCTGGTGGAATGAGTACACAAATGCTAATTAATTCACTAGAAAAAGAAGCTAAAAATCTAAACATTGATAATTTCAGTGCAAATGCTATTGGAATTCCAGAAATGGATGAATATCAAAATGATTTTGACATCGTTTTACTAGCTCCTCAAGTTAAATATAGATTTGAACAAATTGAGGAATTTGCTAAAAATAAAAATAAGTTAATTTACCAAATTCAAATGTCTGAATATACTCCACTTGGAGCAGGTAAATTACTAACCAATATTAAAAGATTAATGGAGGAATAA
- a CDS encoding PTS transporter subunit EIIC — protein MKKEKTKNSKVTNLLKSIERIFMPIMAKIGENRYINAIRNGMISIIPILLIGSTFMIIFFFPIGASETLGQNVLMQANGGKWAYLLMLPYRLTYPMLGLFAVIGISRSLAKTYKLDEHQAILMTLIAYLISITGPTYKSIGNPSFTTGSFGSATVFGGILVSIFSVEIFRICTKYNIMIRLPKSVPAVVAKPFNALIPMLLVMIPCLFVFNYLEFNIHSYANYILAPLQGLFAGNNYLGFVLVVLLIMILWIAGIHGVSVVGALARPFWLVAIAENTQLLESLKVTQLFAKDGGTIITEPFFQWFVWIGGAGATFGLVLVMLLFAKSKYIRAITYPSIIPGLCNINEPIIFGYPLVLNPYLALPAILSPIVLGTITFICMSLNIIPVATQTAGWTLPTPVGALLSTGLSWQACLFTFVLMFISALVWFPFAKAYDRKMVREEIEQETQERIEQAKKDKVEYNEELIREQVRKEINSRSIFKRKNKVKSA, from the coding sequence ATGAAAAAAGAGAAAACAAAAAACTCAAAAGTCACAAATCTTCTTAAATCTATCGAACGTATTTTTATGCCGATTATGGCTAAAATTGGTGAAAACAGATATATAAATGCCATCAGAAATGGTATGATCTCAATCATTCCTATTCTATTAATTGGTTCAACATTTATGATCATCTTTTTCTTCCCTATCGGTGCAAGTGAAACTTTAGGACAAAATGTCTTAATGCAAGCAAATGGAGGTAAATGAGCCTACTTACTTATGCTTCCATACCGTCTAACATACCCAATGCTAGGACTTTTTGCAGTTATAGGTATTTCACGTTCGCTAGCTAAAACCTATAAACTAGATGAACATCAAGCAATTTTAATGACTTTAATTGCATATCTTATCAGTATAACAGGTCCAACATACAAAAGTATTGGAAACCCAAGTTTTACCACAGGTTCATTCGGTAGTGCAACTGTTTTTGGTGGAATTTTAGTTTCAATCTTTTCAGTTGAAATTTTCAGAATTTGTACAAAATACAATATTATGATTAGACTTCCAAAAAGCGTTCCAGCAGTTGTTGCAAAACCATTCAACGCTTTAATTCCTATGTTACTTGTTATGATTCCTTGTTTATTTGTATTTAACTACTTGGAATTTAACATTCACTCATATGCTAATTATATTCTTGCTCCTTTACAAGGATTATTTGCAGGAAATAACTATTTAGGATTTGTATTAGTTGTATTATTAATTATGATCCTTTGAATCGCAGGAATTCATGGTGTATCAGTTGTTGGTGCACTTGCTAGACCATTCTGATTAGTTGCGATTGCTGAAAACACTCAATTACTTGAAAGTTTAAAAGTTACACAATTATTTGCTAAAGATGGTGGAACTATAATTACTGAACCATTCTTCCAATGATTCGTATGAATCGGTGGAGCTGGTGCTACATTCGGATTAGTTTTAGTAATGCTTCTTTTTGCAAAATCTAAATACATTAGAGCTATTACATATCCATCAATTATCCCAGGTTTATGTAATATTAACGAACCAATTATCTTTGGTTACCCATTAGTTCTTAATCCATACTTAGCTCTTCCAGCTATTCTTTCTCCTATTGTTCTTGGAACAATTACATTTATCTGTATGTCACTTAATATCATTCCAGTTGCTACTCAAACTGCTGGTTGAACACTTCCTACACCAGTTGGAGCTCTTCTTTCAACAGGTCTTAGTTGACAAGCTTGTTTATTTACATTTGTATTAATGTTTATTAGTGCTTTAGTTTGATTCCCATTCGCTAAAGCATATGACAGAAAAATGGTTAGAGAAGAAATTGAACAAGAAACTCAAGAAAGAATCGAACAAGCTAAAAAAGATAAAGTTGAATATAATGAAGAATTAATTCGTGAACAAGTAAGAAAAGAAATTAATTCAAGAAGTATATTTAAGAGAAAAAATAAAGTAAAATCTGCATAA
- a CDS encoding DUF871 domain-containing protein produces the protein MLGISIYPEKQDKNEIFNYLELAHKYGFKRIFSCLLSATTNKDETIKIFSEINEYAHKLGFTIILDVNPRVFDQFGASYDDLTFFSELKADGIRLDMGFDGKKEADMTFNPQNLMIEINISNDNKYFDNILSYNPNKEKLIASHNFYPQAYTGLSLDFFKRITQKFKDNNIKTAAFITSHSAKVGPWVLSHGLVSLEILRNMRIDSQYKFYRATGLIDDTIIGNSFASEEELKLLSKVDQNPIISFRLEKDSIKNNTEIENTILFDNPHFRRGDTNDYSVRSTQSRVKYKSEDFTAHNTPEILRKGDVVICNNNYGQYKGELQIILQEQKNIDYGKSVVGRIVEEEIILLDYLKPLERFTFEK, from the coding sequence ATGCTTGGAATTTCAATTTACCCTGAAAAACAAGACAAAAATGAGATATTCAATTACCTTGAATTAGCTCACAAATACGGTTTTAAGAGAATTTTCTCTTGTCTTCTTTCTGCTACAACTAATAAAGATGAAACAATCAAAATCTTCAGTGAAATAAATGAATATGCGCACAAACTTGGTTTTACAATAATCTTAGATGTAAATCCAAGAGTATTTGATCAATTTGGTGCTTCATATGATGATTTAACATTCTTTAGTGAACTTAAAGCTGATGGAATTCGTTTAGACATGGGTTTTGATGGTAAAAAAGAAGCTGATATGACTTTTAATCCACAAAACTTAATGATAGAAATTAATATTTCCAATGACAATAAATACTTTGATAACATCCTTTCATACAATCCAAATAAAGAAAAGTTAATTGCATCACATAATTTCTATCCACAAGCCTACACGGGACTTTCTCTTGATTTTTTCAAAAGAATAACTCAAAAATTTAAAGATAATAATATAAAAACTGCAGCATTTATAACTTCGCATTCAGCTAAAGTTGGGCCATGAGTATTATCACATGGGTTAGTTTCACTTGAAATATTAAGAAATATGAGAATTGATTCTCAATATAAGTTCTATAGAGCTACAGGTTTAATCGATGATACGATCATTGGGAACTCTTTTGCATCTGAAGAAGAATTAAAACTTTTATCAAAAGTAGATCAAAATCCAATTATTAGTTTTAGATTAGAAAAAGATTCAATTAAAAATAACACTGAAATAGAAAATACTATTTTATTTGATAATCCACACTTTAGACGTGGTGACACTAATGATTACAGTGTTAGATCAACTCAATCAAGAGTAAAATATAAATCTGAAGATTTTACTGCTCACAACACTCCTGAGATTCTTAGAAAAGGTGACGTTGTCATCTGTAATAATAATTATGGTCAATATAAAGGTGAATTACAAATCATTTTGCAAGAACAAAAAAATATTGACTACGGTAAAAGTGTAGTTGGTAGAATAGTAGAAGAAGAAATAATTCTTTTGGATTATCTTAAACCACTTGAAAGGTTTACTTTTGAAAAATAA
- a CDS encoding anhydro-N-acetylmuramic acid kinase → MKNNIQAIGLMCGTSVDALDIAHVQIKENTKIKMNLLNFKMVPIPAELKAKIMKSFEENITSRFLCSLNFEIANFYAEQVNKFITENNLNKDDIKFIASHGQTIYHLIDASNSEAKSTLQLGDISVIAKKTQITTIGDFRPADMAVGGQGAPLVPKLDQILYKDKNKVRLFQNIGGMSNVSVIGEKELAFDNGPGNVLIDKCMKHFYNLDYDKDAKVALSGKVNNELLEYLKNDPYYEQKPPKSTGREKYSDSYFNTLINKFNYISPNDITTTITFFTAYIIAESYKKFIIEENKKYEVYVCGGGANNPFIVRSLQKLLKPIKVYDFGKLGITSDSKEAAQFALLGYLTYTKRNGNLKSSTGAYKEVILGKIAY, encoded by the coding sequence TTGAAAAATAATATTCAAGCAATTGGTTTAATGTGCGGTACAAGTGTTGACGCACTTGATATTGCTCATGTTCAAATTAAGGAAAATACAAAGATAAAAATGAATCTACTTAATTTTAAAATGGTTCCAATTCCTGCTGAATTAAAAGCAAAAATTATGAAATCATTTGAAGAAAATATTACTAGTAGATTTCTTTGTTCATTAAACTTTGAAATTGCAAACTTTTATGCAGAGCAAGTCAATAAATTTATTACCGAAAATAACTTAAATAAAGATGATATTAAATTTATTGCAAGTCATGGACAAACAATTTATCATTTAATTGATGCAAGTAATTCTGAAGCTAAATCAACTTTACAACTTGGTGACATAAGTGTCATTGCTAAAAAAACTCAAATTACTACAATAGGTGATTTTCGTCCAGCAGATATGGCTGTTGGTGGTCAGGGTGCTCCTCTAGTACCTAAACTAGATCAAATCTTATATAAAGATAAAAATAAAGTTAGATTATTTCAAAATATCGGCGGAATGAGTAATGTTTCAGTAATTGGTGAAAAAGAACTGGCTTTTGATAATGGTCCAGGTAATGTTTTGATTGATAAATGTATGAAACATTTTTACAATTTAGACTATGATAAAGATGCAAAAGTTGCCCTTAGTGGTAAAGTTAATAATGAACTACTTGAATATCTTAAAAACGATCCTTATTATGAACAAAAACCACCGAAATCAACTGGTAGAGAAAAATATAGTGATTCATATTTTAATACTTTAATAAACAAATTTAATTATATTTCTCCTAATGACATTACTACAACAATAACTTTTTTCACAGCATATATAATTGCTGAATCGTATAAGAAATTTATTATTGAAGAAAATAAAAAATATGAAGTTTACGTTTGTGGTGGTGGAGCTAATAATCCATTTATAGTTCGAAGTTTACAAAAACTATTAAAACCAATAAAAGTATATGACTTTGGAAAACTGGGTATTACCAGTGATTCTAAAGAAGCTGCTCAATTTGCACTATTAGGTTATTTAACTTATACAAAAAGAAACGGTAATCTAAAAAGTTCAACAGGAGCATATAAAGAGGTTATTTTAGGAAAAATAGCTTATTAA
- a CDS encoding IS30 family transposase: protein MNYTQLKPEERLIIQINYGFKTLKEIAEMLRRSVSTISREVKRNSNIYGEYDAAYANKKTKIRKCYSRNHNAFANKEFNDFFTEHYEKNYHGVEATLKLYQEKTGKKGYSIRTLYKWIKLNIWVLKMKNRLRKGYVKNGKRKTDYKIRLTHGNKFVFPIPMRPKSIETREKWGHWEIDLVIGRKGKGYHNLLTLTERKTRFTIIKKVTSKFWFEINKVLNEIIKDYPFPFLSITSDNGFEFQALGLVAYKNDLLIYKAQPYCSFQRGSNEHFNGLIRRKFKKGFDFTELTDEEVQELQDEINNMPRKIFGFKSSREMAEQELNIEMILLDLLPNLE from the coding sequence ATGAATTATACACAATTAAAACCAGAAGAGAGATTAATTATTCAAATCAACTATGGTTTCAAAACATTAAAAGAAATTGCAGAAATGTTAAGAAGATCTGTAAGTACAATCTCTAGAGAAGTTAAACGAAATTCGAATATCTACGGTGAATATGATGCTGCATATGCTAATAAAAAAACAAAAATTCGAAAATGCTATTCAAGGAATCATAATGCTTTTGCAAACAAAGAATTTAATGATTTCTTTACTGAACACTATGAAAAAAATTATCATGGCGTTGAAGCTACTCTTAAACTTTATCAGGAAAAAACAGGTAAAAAAGGTTATTCTATTAGAACTCTTTACAAATGAATTAAATTAAATATTTGAGTCCTGAAAATGAAAAACCGTTTAAGAAAAGGGTATGTTAAGAATGGTAAAAGAAAGACTGATTATAAGATTAGATTAACGCATGGTAACAAGTTTGTTTTCCCTATACCTATGCGGCCTAAAAGTATAGAAACTAGAGAAAAATGGGGTCATTGAGAAATTGACTTAGTTATTGGAAGAAAGGGAAAAGGGTATCACAACTTACTAACTTTAACAGAGAGAAAAACACGTTTTACCATTATAAAAAAGGTCACTAGCAAATTTTGATTTGAGATAAACAAGGTGCTGAATGAAATAATTAAGGATTATCCATTTCCATTTTTATCAATAACTTCAGATAATGGATTTGAATTTCAAGCCTTAGGATTAGTAGCCTATAAAAATGACTTATTAATTTATAAAGCACAACCATATTGTTCATTTCAAAGAGGTTCAAATGAACATTTTAATGGACTAATTCGTAGAAAATTCAAAAAAGGATTTGATTTTACAGAATTAACTGATGAAGAAGTTCAAGAACTTCAAGATGAAATAAACAATATGCCAAGAAAAATTTTTGGTTTTAAATCTTCTAGAGAAATGGCTGAACAAGAGTTAAATATAGAAATGATTTTACTAGATCTTTTACCTAATCTTGAATAA
- a CDS encoding PolC-type DNA polymerase III, translating to MNFYRDSHLASFFKMLNLEDMKSFKESFIVDDQIIFKENNHGIPVYKFTIGSFSMPSVEDFFTLLLTVSEIKNQIFKIKFNITSKFFDPSEIKKYIIRIHEVYGGLNNLYTFLTKTGEIKADINNQNYLVEIKETLDKEETTKLYEPEISKVNEFLHKIGLNWFNLVLHVNQIVNIEEYNKKINEKKNEELKLFIKKMEENEKNNNLISFNAPRAKFHRPSKNYVKMKIDEINSNQSLYTKTDVNTVAEVFKTDYSISKNGYHIYTFVVTDYNDAIEVKKISKAVIEELPKKGDTIEIFGTIENDFRNRRFIMLDNFVKTAKLFEDKKDIYERKRVELNTRSKMNTMDGILEAKEILDIASKYGHKAVALVDNTSVQNFPKFFSESKKSGVKPIYGVTFNVIHKNNMAVIGKVPDSQLRDVEYVSFDIETTHLSPYVGDIIEFGASIVKDGKITEKFQFFLKSKEKLSDFTKELTKISDEMLEKQGLEQIDGLLKIRNILDNKVAVAHNAQFDYNFIFEKLKQYNIELPNTTFIDSLIISRLLFPDKSKHRLENYCAYLEVEYSRDVAHRADYDAEVLANAWRGSFQKLQDLKITNFRELYEYKDNSLYDKTRAANITVLALNQQGLKELFELVTFALTDNFYKEPKLFYEDLPKSNNLLIGSSGIQGDLIDSLLYSSKDKIDYYMNYFDYIEIPAPQNFRHKVKYGEFSEKEIEELLKYLILRSKEKNKIPVAIGDVRYESKKDLSVYSILVNSKGIGGVAHYLYNYDKEVKLQLPYNDFLTTDEMIQEFRFLNDIKLIEEIVIDNTNKIADLVEEIEVIKKDLYTPKFDDSTTKLPELVYKTAHEIYGEKLPEIVEERIKKEIEPILKYGFDVVYWISHILVKKSLDNGYLVGSRGSVGSSLVATLSGITEINPLEPHYICEICKHFELAKTPGITSGFDLEEKNCPNCNKLMKRDGQSIPFETFLGFNADKVPDIDLNFSGDYQPVIHDEVKRLFGDGHTFRAGTISTIAEKTAYGYIKAVNEEQGLNYSPLFIEFLSKKLEGVKKTTGQHPGGIIIIPKEFSVEDFTPVNYPANDMSSTWKTTHFEYRAIHDNVLKLDILGHVDPMAIKMLEKLTGLNVKKDIPVKDEKVIAIFSNTNSLGIKPEDIGGETTGALGIPEFGTGFVRQMLSKANPNSFADLVSLSGLSHGTNVWLNNAHDLIVNEGLTLKDVICCRDDIMIYLMGKGVEPSLSFKVMEQVRKGKSITAEQEKELLAKNVETWYIESMKKIEYMFPKAHATAYVLMAWRIAWFKVYYPLEFYATFFTTRCEAFDLVTMMNDYNANKINNKITEINSKDKKDRSTKEQNLIPTLELAREMYCRGYKISNINIYKSLEVEWVVDKANKALIPPFSVIDGLGYNAAHTIITAREERPFLSIEDFKKRTSINQTQFKDMHELGVFEELDETDQMRLF from the coding sequence ATGAACTTTTATAGAGATAGTCATTTAGCTAGTTTTTTTAAAATGCTTAATTTAGAGGATATGAAGAGCTTTAAAGAATCATTTATTGTAGATGACCAAATTATTTTCAAAGAAAACAATCATGGAATCCCTGTTTACAAATTTACTATTGGTTCATTCAGCATGCCTTCTGTTGAAGATTTTTTTACATTATTACTTACTGTTTCTGAAATTAAAAATCAAATTTTTAAAATAAAATTCAATATTACAAGTAAGTTTTTTGATCCAAGTGAAATTAAAAAATATATTATAAGAATACATGAGGTCTATGGTGGATTAAATAATCTTTATACTTTCTTAACTAAAACAGGTGAAATTAAAGCAGATATAAATAATCAAAACTACTTAGTCGAAATTAAAGAAACACTTGATAAAGAAGAAACGACCAAACTTTATGAACCTGAAATTTCTAAAGTTAATGAATTTTTACATAAAATTGGACTAAATTGATTTAATCTAGTTTTACATGTTAATCAAATAGTAAATATAGAAGAATATAACAAAAAAATAAATGAAAAGAAAAATGAGGAACTTAAATTATTTATCAAGAAGATGGAAGAAAACGAAAAAAATAATAATTTAATAAGTTTTAACGCACCTAGAGCTAAATTTCATAGACCAAGCAAAAATTATGTAAAAATGAAGATTGATGAGATCAATTCAAATCAATCTCTTTATACAAAAACTGACGTTAACACAGTGGCTGAAGTTTTTAAAACAGATTATTCTATTTCAAAAAATGGTTACCATATCTATACATTTGTCGTTACTGACTATAACGATGCAATTGAAGTTAAAAAAATCTCAAAAGCTGTGATTGAAGAATTACCTAAAAAAGGCGATACTATTGAGATTTTTGGAACAATTGAAAATGATTTTAGAAATAGACGTTTCATAATGCTTGATAATTTTGTCAAAACAGCAAAACTTTTTGAGGACAAAAAGGATATTTATGAAAGAAAAAGAGTTGAATTAAATACAAGAAGTAAAATGAACACAATGGATGGTATTTTAGAAGCAAAAGAAATTTTAGATATTGCTTCCAAATACGGACACAAAGCAGTCGCTTTGGTTGATAATACAAGTGTTCAAAATTTTCCTAAATTTTTCTCTGAATCAAAAAAATCTGGTGTAAAACCAATTTACGGGGTGACATTTAATGTTATACATAAAAACAATATGGCTGTAATTGGTAAAGTACCAGATTCACAGTTAAGAGATGTTGAGTATGTTTCATTTGATATTGAAACAACTCATTTAAGTCCTTATGTAGGAGATATTATCGAATTTGGTGCATCGATTGTCAAGGATGGTAAGATTACTGAAAAATTTCAATTTTTTCTAAAATCTAAAGAAAAACTTTCTGATTTTACCAAAGAACTAACAAAAATAAGTGATGAGATGCTTGAAAAACAAGGTCTCGAACAAATTGATGGACTACTTAAAATAAGAAATATTCTTGATAATAAAGTAGCAGTAGCTCACAATGCTCAATTTGACTATAATTTTATTTTTGAGAAATTAAAGCAATATAATATTGAACTTCCAAATACTACATTTATTGACTCATTGATAATTTCAAGATTACTTTTTCCAGACAAATCTAAACACAGACTTGAAAATTACTGTGCATATTTAGAAGTTGAATATTCAAGAGATGTAGCTCACCGTGCTGATTATGATGCAGAAGTTTTAGCTAATGCATGAAGAGGATCATTTCAAAAACTTCAAGACTTAAAAATAACAAATTTTAGAGAATTATATGAGTATAAAGATAATTCCTTATATGATAAAACTAGAGCAGCAAATATTACTGTTTTGGCACTAAATCAACAAGGATTAAAAGAATTATTTGAGTTAGTTACCTTTGCTCTAACTGATAATTTTTATAAGGAACCCAAATTATTTTATGAAGATTTACCTAAGAGTAATAATTTATTAATTGGTTCGTCAGGAATTCAAGGTGATTTAATTGATTCACTTCTATATTCTTCAAAAGACAAAATAGATTATTACATGAACTATTTTGATTACATTGAAATTCCTGCTCCACAAAATTTTAGACACAAGGTAAAATATGGTGAATTTAGTGAAAAAGAGATAGAAGAATTACTAAAATATCTTATTTTAAGATCAAAAGAGAAAAATAAAATTCCAGTTGCAATCGGAGATGTTAGATACGAATCTAAGAAAGATTTATCAGTTTATTCAATTTTAGTTAATTCTAAAGGTATTGGTGGTGTAGCTCACTATTTATATAATTATGATAAAGAAGTTAAACTTCAATTGCCTTATAATGACTTTTTAACAACCGATGAAATGATTCAAGAATTTAGATTTCTTAATGACATAAAATTAATTGAGGAAATTGTTATAGATAACACAAATAAAATAGCTGATTTAGTCGAAGAAATTGAAGTTATTAAAAAGGATCTATACACACCTAAGTTTGATGATTCTACTACAAAATTACCTGAATTAGTTTATAAAACTGCTCATGAAATTTATGGTGAAAAATTACCTGAAATAGTTGAAGAAAGAATTAAGAAAGAAATTGAACCTATTTTAAAATATGGTTTTGACGTTGTTTACTGAATTTCTCATATTTTGGTTAAAAAATCACTTGATAATGGATATTTAGTAGGTTCACGTGGTTCTGTTGGTTCTTCATTAGTCGCTACTTTAAGTGGAATCACTGAAATTAATCCATTAGAGCCACACTATATTTGTGAAATTTGTAAACATTTTGAACTAGCGAAAACACCAGGAATAACTTCTGGTTTTGACTTAGAGGAAAAAAATTGTCCAAATTGTAATAAATTAATGAAGAGAGATGGACAATCAATACCATTTGAAACTTTCTTGGGATTCAATGCAGATAAAGTTCCGGATATTGACCTTAACTTCTCTGGTGATTATCAACCGGTAATCCATGATGAAGTTAAACGACTTTTTGGAGATGGTCATACTTTTAGAGCTGGAACAATATCAACAATTGCCGAAAAAACCGCATATGGTTATATTAAAGCAGTTAACGAAGAACAAGGATTAAATTATTCGCCATTGTTCATAGAGTTTCTTTCAAAAAAACTTGAAGGGGTAAAAAAGACTACTGGTCAACACCCTGGTGGAATTATCATTATTCCTAAAGAATTTTCTGTTGAAGATTTTACTCCAGTAAACTATCCTGCTAATGATATGAGTAGCACATGAAAAACAACTCACTTTGAATACCGCGCTATTCATGACAACGTTTTAAAATTGGATATTCTAGGTCACGTTGACCCAATGGCTATCAAAATGTTAGAAAAATTAACAGGATTAAATGTTAAAAAAGACATTCCAGTTAAAGATGAAAAAGTAATTGCTATTTTCTCAAACACAAATTCTTTAGGTATAAAACCTGAAGATATTGGTGGAGAAACAACTGGAGCTTTAGGAATTCCTGAATTTGGTACAGGTTTTGTTAGACAGATGTTAAGTAAAGCTAATCCAAATAGTTTTGCTGATTTAGTATCGCTTTCAGGACTAAGTCATGGAACTAACGTGTGATTAAATAATGCTCATGACTTAATTGTTAATGAAGGTTTAACTCTTAAAGATGTTATTTGTTGTAGAGATGACATCATGATTTATTTAATGGGGAAAGGTGTAGAACCATCATTATCATTCAAAGTTATGGAACAAGTTCGTAAAGGTAAAAGCATAACAGCTGAACAAGAAAAAGAATTGCTTGCTAAAAATGTAGAAACTTGATACATCGAAAGTATGAAGAAAATTGAGTATATGTTCCCTAAAGCTCATGCCACTGCTTATGTCTTAATGGCTTGAAGAATTGCTTGGTTTAAGGTTTATTATCCATTAGAATTTTACGCAACTTTCTTCACTACTCGCTGTGAAGCATTTGATTTAGTAACAATGATGAATGACTATAATGCTAATAAAATTAACAATAAAATAACCGAAATTAATTCTAAAGACAAAAAAGATAGAAGTACAAAAGAACAAAATTTAATTCCTACTCTTGAATTAGCAAGAGAAATGTATTGTAGGGGTTATAAAATAAGCAATATTAATATTTATAAATCACTTGAAGTTGAATGAGTTGTCGATAAAGCAAATAAAGCATTAATACCACCTTTTAGTGTTATTGATGGTCTTGGATATAATGCTGCTCATACAATAATTACTGCTAGAGAAGAACGTCCATTCCTTTCAATAGAAGACTTTAAGAAACGTACATCAATTAACCAAACTCAATTTAAAGATATGCATGAATTAGGTGTTTTTGAAGAGTTGGATGAGACTGATCAAATGAGATTATTCTAA
- a CDS encoding phosphatidate cytidylyltransferase — MKFNDKKFIKDRLIPGIIFLVVTLIVLILVILFNNPNLLSVDNTFKTVIKIICFAIFAALGGFIFYEFISSFHIGKIQSIFLSIIMLITFIFPFHYFKLIIIQNISSTDAEFFRPFEMQSVALAVVSDYYSVLIWLFTTICFFVIKISSVDNPDYRLIGFKTLIFFAVSYLLMIASKILIYSVYSNYHYFILFVVVSFVTDTGGYIGGSLFGGKIIKKKLAPRISPKKTWEGAIVGFVLSAIVITVLIYTLGLFEIQDTSKISAKIMQNFFRVLLIILLPIAAIFGDLIFSSIKRLNNIKDFSKILRGHGGFLDRFDSLSLITFVGFAILLLI, encoded by the coding sequence ATGAAATTTAATGACAAAAAATTTATTAAAGATAGACTAATTCCAGGAATAATTTTTTTAGTTGTTACTTTAATAGTTTTAATACTGGTAATTTTATTTAATAATCCAAATCTTTTAAGTGTTGATAATACTTTCAAAACAGTGATAAAAATAATTTGTTTTGCTATTTTTGCTGCTCTTGGTGGGTTTATTTTTTATGAATTTATTTCTAGTTTTCATATTGGAAAAATTCAGAGCATTTTTTTATCAATTATAATGTTAATTACATTTATTTTCCCATTCCATTATTTTAAATTAATAATAATTCAAAATATTTCAAGTACTGATGCCGAATTTTTTAGACCATTTGAAATGCAAAGCGTTGCATTAGCAGTTGTTTCTGACTATTATTCTGTTTTGATTTGACTTTTTACAACAATTTGTTTTTTTGTGATAAAAATTTCTTCAGTTGATAACCCTGATTATAGATTGATCGGATTTAAGACATTAATCTTTTTTGCGGTTAGTTATTTATTAATGATCGCTTCTAAAATATTAATTTATTCAGTTTATTCAAATTATCATTATTTTATTTTATTTGTTGTTGTTTCCTTTGTTACAGATACAGGTGGATATATTGGTGGTTCTCTTTTTGGTGGAAAAATAATCAAGAAAAAATTAGCACCAAGAATTTCCCCTAAAAAAACTTGAGAGGGAGCTATCGTTGGTTTTGTTTTATCTGCTATTGTTATTACTGTTTTAATCTACACATTAGGTTTATTCGAAATTCAAGATACTTCTAAAATAAGTGCAAAAATAATGCAAAACTTCTTTAGAGTTTTATTAATTATTCTTTTACCAATAGCAGCTATCTTTGGTGATTTAATTTTTTCAAGTATTAAAAGATTAAACAACATAAAAGATTTTTCTAAAATTTTAAGAGGACATGGTGGATTTTTAGATAGATTTGATTCACTTTCGTTAATTACTTTTGTAGGATTTGCTATTCTACTATTAATTTAA